The genomic stretch GATGAGATGACCAACGAACAGCGTCAAGATAAGCTGGAAGACCTGCTAGAAGAATTCCACATCCAACATATCCGCACTAGTAATGGTATGGCTCTGTCGGGTGGTGAGCGTCGTCGTGTTGAGATTGCTCGAGCTCTAGCAGCAAACCCGCAGTTCATTCTATTGGATGAACCATTCGCCGGTGTTGACCCAATTTCAGTAATCGATATCAAAAAAATCATTGTTCACCTGCGCGATCGCGGCTTGGGCGTTTTGATTACCGACCACAACGTTCGTGAAACTTTAGACGTGTGTGAAAAAGCTTACATCGTAAGCCAAGGACACCTGATCGCTGAGGGTACTCCTGAAGATGTTCTCAATAACGAACAAGTTAAACAAGTTTATCTAGGCGAACAATTCCGTCTATGATTATATAGAGAGTATCGAGAGTTCTAAGAATAATAACTAGGTAAGTAACACTGAATGAAACCCTCATTACAACTTAAGCTAGGCCAACAGTTAGCAATGACTCCTCAATTGCAGCAAGCGATTCGTTTGTTGCAATTGTCTACTTTAGATTTGCAACAAGAGATCCAAGAAGCACTTGAATCTAACCCACTACTCGATGTCGAAGAAGGCAATGAAGATACGCCAACATCGGAAGAAAAACCTAGCAGTGACGAGAAAGAAACAGTTGAAGCCACAGAGCAAGACTTACCTGATAGCTCAGACTTAATCGAAAAATCAGAGATTGGCAACGAACTCGAAATCGACACCACTTGGGAAGATGTCTACAGCGCAAATACCGGTAACACTGGCATTGCGATTGATGATGACATGCCTGTTTATCAAGGCGAGACCACACAAAGCCTGCACGATTACCTACTTTGGCAACTCGATCTAACCCCCTTCACAGATACTGACCGAAGCATTGCTTTCGCGCTCATTGATGCCATCGACGACTATGGCTACCTCACCGTATCTTGTGAGGACATCCTTGAAAACTTCGATAACGAAGAGATCGAGCTTGATGAGATTGAAGCCGTTCGCAAACGAATTCAGCAATTTGATCCATTAGGCGTTGGCTCGGTGAACCTGCAAGATTGCTTGTTACTGCAACTGGCCACCTTCCCACAAGACACACCTTGGCTTGAAGAAGCTAAGTTAGTGCTTACTAGCCATATCGACCAACTTGGTAATCGTGATTACAAACTCGTTATCAAAGAGACTAAGTTGAAAGAAGCAGAACTGCGTGAAGTTCTACAGCTTATTCAACAACTGGACCCACGACCTGGCAGCAAGATTACACCTGATGAAACCGAATATGTGGTTCCGGATGTGTCTGTATTCAAAGACCTTGGCAAATGGTTAGTGACCATTAACCCTGATAGCGTGCCTAAGCTGAAAGTGAATCAGCAGTACGCCGATCTAGGTAGCAAAGGCAACAGCGCTGACAACCAATATATCCGTTCAAACTTGCAAGAAGCGAAGTGGCTAATCAAAAGCTTAGAAAGCCGAAATGAGACGCTACTCAAAGTTGCGCGATGCATTGTTGAACATCAGCGTGATTTCTTCGAACATGGCGAAGAAGCGATGAAGCCTATGGTGCTTAACGACGTTGCATTAGCCGTTGATATGCATGAATCCACAATCTCTCGTGTGACGACTCAAAAATTCATGCACACGCCTCGTGGCATCTTCGAACTTAAATACTTTTTCTCAAGCCATGTCAGTACTGACAATGGCGGTGAATGTTCATCTACAGCAATTCGCGCGCTCATTAAGAAGCTCGTCGCGGCAGAAAATACCGCGAAACCTCTAAGTGATAGCAAGATTGCTGCTTTACTGGCTGACCAAGGAATTCAGGTAGCTAGACGTACGATAGCGAAATACCGTGAGTCTCTGGGCATTGCCCCATCGAGTCAGCGTAAACGCCTGTTATAAAATAATTTAGCCAGTAGTTAAGTCGGCTATTTTTTATAACTAGGTAACCAACTGAAAAGGAAAGTCTATGCAAATCAATATTCAAGGCCATCACGTTGATCTTACCGATTCAATGCAAGACTATGTTCACACCAAATTCGACAAACTTGAGCGCTTCTTTGATCATATCAATAGCGTTCAGGTTGTATTAAAAGTTGAGAAAATCAATCAAATCGCAGAAGCTACCCTGCATATAAATCAGGGGGAAATCCATGCGACAGCAACAGATGAAAGCATGTATGCCGCGATTGATTCATTGGTTGATAAACTCGTTCGCCAACTCAACAAGCACAAAGAAAAGCTAAGTAGTCACTAACATGCAATTAAGCGAAGTACTTTCATTGGACTGCACCAAAAGTGCAGTCCAATGCACAAGCAAAAAAAGAGCCCTTGAGCTCATCAGTCAGATCGCAGCAGAAAGTTGTGGTCAAGATTCAACAGAACTGTTTGAGTGCATGTTGAGCCGTGAGAAAATGGGCAGTACAGGTATTGGTAATGGCATTGCTATTCCCCATGCTCGTATGAATGTCAGTGATAAAGCGATTGCTGTATTACTGCAATGCCAAGACCCAATCGAATTCGATGCTATTGATAATCGTCCTGTCGACCTCCTATTTGCTCTGCTTGTTCCAAGTGAACAGTGTAAGGAGCATCTAAAAACCCTTTCATGTATGGCAGAACGACTTAACGACAAGCAGACTCTTAAACAGTTGCGTAATGCTCAAAGCGATCAAGAGCTTTACGACATCATGATTCAAGTGCCAACTTGCGAGCAATAACATGCGATTAATCGTGGTTAGTGGCCAATCCGGGGCCGGTAAAAGTGTTGCGCTACGAGTCCTTGAAGACTTGGGGTATTACTGTGTTGATAACCTACCCGTAAATCTGCTCAACGACTTCGTCGAATCGGTACGCGAGATCAATCAAAACGTAGCCGTGAGCATTGATATTCGTAACCTACCGAAAGAACCTCAGTTAGTCACAGACACGCTAGAGCAACTTGAAGCTGCCACTGATATTGACGTGAACGTCTTGTTCCTCGATGCAAGCAAGCAGACGTTACTCAAGCGCTACAGCGAAACACGCAGAATCCACCCTCTATCAATCGGCCGAGAAAAGCTCTCTCTTGAACAAGCGATTGATTTAGAAAAGACACTCCTGACACCTCTTGCTGAACAAGCCAGCATTGTGATCGACAGTAGTGACTGCAACCTCTATGAATTGAGTGAAAAGGTTCGCTTTAAAGTTGAAGGCAAAGAGAAGCAAGAGCTGATCATTGTCTTTCAATCGTTCGGTTTTAAGTATGGCCTGCCAAGTGACGCTGACTATGTGTTTGATGTTCGCTTCTTGCCTAACCCTCATTGGGAACCAGATTTACGACCATTAACGGGCCTCGATGCTCCGATTCACTCTTTCCTAGAAAAACACCCAGAAGTAATTGAACTCAAGCAACAGATTCAAGGCTTTGTTGAGCAGTGGTTGCCAATGTTAGAAAAGAATAATCGCAGCTACTTAACAGTCGCGATTGGTTGTACTGGCGGTAAGCATCGCTCGGTTTATCTAACTCAGAAAATTGGTGAGTACTTCGAACAACTTGGCCACCAAGTTCAAATCAGACACGCCTCCCTAGAGAAGCACCAACAGGGCTAACCATGGAATTAACTCGAACTGTACTGATCCAAAACCGCTTGGGTCTTCACGCTAGAGCAGCCGTAAAGTTGGTTGAGCTTGCACAAAGCTTTGATGCGACCATCACTATCCATAGTGAAGAAGATAAAAGCGCGACAGCAGACAGCGTGATGGGCCTGCTTATGCTGGAATCAGCACAGGGGCAACACATTACCATTCAAGCTGCTGGCACCGATTCACAGCAAGCACTGGATGCCGTCTGTCATCTAATTGAAGACAAGTTTGATGAAGGTGAGTAGCGAAAGCGCTTCGTTTACAACACCCAAAACTCAAACAGCGAACCAACCAATATTAAATCTTAGTTCTACCTAAGTTTATGATTTAAATAAGCCCCAGAATTAAGTTACTATTCCAAGCATTGTTAGAATAATGAGATAGGAGGAAAATATGGCAGAGCAATTAGAATTCGACCAAGCTCACCAAACCCTCCAAGAAGTCAGCGAAGCCCTAGAAAACGGCCGATTTGTTCACGTACGCCGACAACTTCAGGACATGGAACCTGAGGATATTGCACACCTTTTAGAAGCCTCCCCTCGCAAAAGTCGTGACGTACTCTGGCAACTCACCGATCCAGAAGACTACGGTGAAATTCTTGATGAACTAAACGAAGACGTCAAAGATGCTCTTGTGTCAAAAATGGCACCCGAGACCTTGGCAGAAGCAACCGAAGGCATGGAAACCGATGACGTCGCGTACGTACTTCGAAGCCTACCCGACGATGTTTCTCGCGAAGTCCTTTCTCAAATGGACTCCGTCGATCGTGCTCTAGTTGAAACCGCACTGTCGTACCCTGAAGATTCAGCGGGTGCGATCATGAATACCGACGTAATCACGATTCGTGGTGATGTCGATGTCGACGTTGTATTACGCTACATGCGAATGCGTGGTGAATTGCCCGATGCAACCGATGCGCTGTATGTTATCGATGAAGAAGAACGTCTTATCGGTAACCTATCGCTTACTACGCTAGTCACAACTCAGCCTGATGTTCCAGTATCAGAAGTGATGGATGATGCCGACGAAGCGATCGCGGTTGAAACCAGTGCTTCAGATATCGCGAGCCTGTTTGAACGTCGTAACTGGGTTTCTGCACCTGTCGTCGATAGTAACCAGCACCTTGTGGGTCGTATCACCATCGATGATGTGGTTGATGTTATCCGTGAAGATGCTGAACACTCAATGATGAGTATGGCGGGTATGGACGATGACGAAGATACCTTCGCTCCGGTCGTAAAATCCGCTCGTCGTCGTAGCGTCTGGCTTGGTGCTAATGTACTCGCGGCATTGGCGGCGGCATCTGTTTCCAATATGTTTGAAGCAACGCTCGACCAAATGGCAGCGATTGCAGTTCTGATGACTATCGTACCTTCTATGGGCGGGGTTGCCGGTAACCAAACCGTTGCACTGGTGATTCGTGGTTTAGCGCTCGGTCATATCGGTGACAGTAACAAACGCGAACTACTACTAAAAGAAGCAGCAATCGGCTTCCTCAACGGCGTTCTATGGGCCGTTATCATTGGTGGTATCGTGGTAGCTTGGAAAGGTAACTGGATACTGGGAGGCATCATCTCAGCAGCGATGATGACCAACTTGATTGTCGCTGGTATCGCTGGTGTAACCATCCCTGTGATGCTGAAGAAGATGAATATCGACCCGGCATTGGCAGGTGGTATGGCACTCACAACAGTTACTGATGTTATTGGCCTATCGGTGTTCCTAGGCTTAGCAACCATACTGATCTAGTTATCATAAGCAGCTAGCCATTTTTTGACGAAATACAGAAAACAAAAAGGGAGCCATTGGCTCCCTTTTTTAATTCATCAGATTGAATTGAATTACTCGCCCGCGACTTTCATCGACTCAAGCAAGATAGAACCTGTTTGAATCTGTGAACGCGTTTCAACATCGTTACCGACTGCAACGATCTGATTAAACATATCTTTTAGGTTACCCGCAATCGTCACTTCCGATACTGGGTATTGGATCTCTGCGTTCTCAACCCAGAAACCTGCAGCGCCACGAGAGTAATCACCCGTTACTGTGTTTACGCCTTGCCCCATCACTTCAGTGACTAGGAAGCCAGTCCCCAACTCTTTTAGCATCTGCTCGAAGTTTTGACCGGTCGATTTAACGAACCAGTTATGAATACCACCAGCATGACCGGTTGGCGTCATATCCATCTTGCGTGCGGCATAGCTCGTTAGCAGGTAAGTCGCTAACACACCATCAGTGATGATTTCACGATCTTGAGTGAACACACCTTCGCTATCAAATGGGCTTGAAGCCAAACCACGCAGGATATGAGGACGCTCAGAGATATTGAACCAATCAGGTAGGATTTTTTGACCTAAATGATCCAACAAGAACGACGACTTGCGGTAAAGATTACCGCCACTGATCGCCATCACAAGATGACCGATAAGACCTGTCGCAACATCGTTAGCGAACATAATTGGGTATTGGCCTGTTGGTAGCTTTTTCGCATCCAAACGGCTAATCGTCTTTTCTGCAGCTTCCTGACCTACACGCTCAGGCGTCCACAGTTCGTCACGGTGACGTGCCACGGTGTAGCTATAGTCACGTTCCATTTCACCATTAGCGCCTTGTCCAATCACGCAGCAGCTCGTGCTATGACGACTTGAAGCGTAGCTTGCTAGTAAGCCATGGCTATTACCATAAACCTTAACGCCGTAGTGGCTGTCGTAGCTTGCGCCATCACTCTGTTTAATCTTGTCGCTATAAGCGAGCGCTTGCTTCTCAGCTGCAATCGCAATCTCAGCGGCATAGTCAGGGTTAGGCTCGTCAGGGTGGAAAAGATCCAAGTCTGGAATTTCTTTTACCATGTATTCTTTTGCTGCAGGACCTGCAAACGGGTCTTCAGACGTGTACTGAGCGATATCAAGCGCGGCTGCTACCGTTTGAGCAATCGCCTTCTCACTCAGATCAGATGTAGATGCGCTGCCTTTTTTCTGGCCGCGATAAACAGTAATACCAAGTGCACCATCACTATTAAATTCAACGTTTTCTACTTCACACATACGTGTTGAAACACTTAAACCCGTTGACTTAGTAATAGCAACTTCAGCGGCGTCGGCACTCACAGAGGCCATGTCCAACGCTTTTGCTACTGCGGCTTCTAGCTCAACTCTTTGCTGGGCGACTTGCTGTTTTACATCCATATCTATTCTAATTTTGTAGGTCAATATTACGTAGGATAACAAGAATTTCGCTTTCTCCCCAAGATTCTTGCTAAAATAGGCAATATATTCGTTTGAGATAGTGACATAGGCAGAAAAGATGGCTCGCAAAAACCAAAAAGCCCCATGGGAACCAGAAGAAGAAATCATCTGGGTAAGTAAGACAGAAATGAAAACCGACATGGAAGCGCTACAAAAACTGGGGGAAGAACTTGTTTCCCTGAAGCCTTCTGTATTAGACAAGTTTCCTCTGTCTGAAGATTTGGCACAAGCGATTAAAGATGCACAACGCTTTAAAAATGAAGCGAAGCGCCGTCAACTTCAATACATTGGTAAAGTAATGCGCAATGTTGATCCTGAGCCAATTCAAGCGGCTTTGGATAAAGTGCGTAACAAGCACTCGCAAGCAACCGCTGAACTGCACAAGCTAGAGCAACTGCGTGATCGCGTTGTTGCTGAAGGCGATGCTGCTATTTCAGAAGTCATGGACATGTACCCTGAAGCAGACCGTCAGCGTCTTCGTCAGCTAGCTCGCCAAGCTAACAAAGAGAAATCAGCGAACAAGCCAGCAAAGGCTTCTCGTGAAATCTTCCAAATCTTAAAAGAGCTAAAGCTAGAAGACTAATCTTTGTCGCTTTACTCTGTAAGATAATAAAAGACCTAGCGCATGCTAGGTCTTTTTGTTTTCGACGTACTCAGTATCACAACATATTCAATGTTAAAACTAAGCTATCACTCACCCGCTTTCACAAACGAACTGAGTTCTGGTTGTGGGTGGTCAGCGGTAAGCTCGGCTATCGAGTCTTCAACCAACACCTTCCCCAGTGCCACAAACACAAACTTGTTCGCAATGCTGCGAGCATCTCCCAAATGATGTGTCACCATCAAGACGGTAATGTTGCGCTCTGCTGCTAATCGTTTTACCAAGCTCAACATCTCTTCGCGTAGCAAAGGGTCAAGCGCAGAGAAAGGTTCATCAAGCAGCCAAATATCGTGTGGTTGAACAAAACAACGCGCCAGTGCGACACGCTGACGTTGCCCACCAGACAATTGTTCAGGCAGCCTATCTAAGTACTCCGCTACACCCACCTGTGCAGCCGCTTGCTCAACGTCGAGCTTTTGGGTTGCGGTAAGCTTTAACCCCGGATGCAAGCCTAAGCCAATATTTTCACGCACAGTGAGGTGAGCAAATAGATTGTGTTCTTGGAACAACATCGCCAGCGGGCGTTGGTGCGCTTCTTTGCCAATCAATGATTGTCCTGCCACCGAGATATTTCCCGATGTCGGCTCAATAAACCCAGCAACCAATGCAAGTAGCGTTGATTTACCCGCACCACTTGGTCCCATTAGAGCAACAATGTCGCCCTGCTCTGCTTGGAAATCAAAACTAAACAACTCTTGGTGATAGTGGTAATCCACATCTTTCATCACTAACATCATCGGTTCCTTAACTCTTTAGCTTTGAGCTTCGAGTAAACAAAAATTCAATCAGACTAAAACTGCCCACACTCAGTAACAGCAAACTCACTGACACCACTGCCGCCGCTTCCATTTGATAGCTACCTAACAGTTGGAATAGATACAAAGGCAAAGTTCTAAAGTCTTGGCTACCAAACAAGGCAATCGCACTTAAGTCACCCATCGCCAGCATAAAGCTGATTGAGAGTGCTTGCGCCATTGGTTTACGTAGCGCACGCCACTCTACCAGTCTAAAACGAGTGAACCCTGTCATTCCTAAGCTTGCACACACATACTGATACTGCTGAGAAAGATGCAGCATAGGTTGAGCCAAGGTTTTAATCACGTAAGGCAACGCCATCAAACTGTTTACGGCAATCACGATAAAGAAAGCCAAGCTGAACACATCAGTAAATGAACGCAATAATAAGAACAGGCCTGTACTTATCACCAAGCCCGGCGTCACCAAAATGATAGTGCCAATCAGCTCAATCTTATCCGCTCTAAAGTTCTTATTCTGCAAACGCCATGCGCGACTGGTTAGCAAGATCGCGATACCAATACCAACGGCAATAATACTTGCGAGGGAAGCAACACGAACCGAGGTCATTAACGCTGCCCAAAATGGCTCGCTGCTCAGTACAGTGAGCGCCTGAGAGTTAACACCACTTAGAATAACCATGGCTAATGGCGGCAATACCAGCATTGAGACTATGATGATCCAAAAGCTATCCCAAGCTTTTGACCACCAGCTGTCCTTAACCAAATACTTCTCTTCCGACAGCTGACTAGCCGTCACAGATATAGGCTTAGACAAACGCTGAATACTCACCGCTAATACAGCACACAACAGCATTTGCCATATCGCGAGTAACGCGCCAGCTTGCAGGTCAAAGTCAAATTTGATTGCTTGATAGATGGCGAGCTCAATGGTGGTTGATTTCGGACCACCACCCAGCGCCATCACGGTAGCAAAGCTGGTGAAACACAACATGAAGACCAAGCCACACACATGCGGCAACTGCTGTCTTAGCCTCGGCCATTCAACCCATTTAAATTTATTCCAATGACTCATACCCAAGTGAGCACACAGTTTATGCTGCTCAGCCGGCACAGTATCTAACGCTTGTAGAAGTAAACGGCTGGCATAAGGCAGGTTGAAGAAAACGTGCGCCAACAAAATACCATTCAAGCCATAAATAGAGAATGGTAGCTCAATGTCGAAGTTCGCCAAGAATTTAGCGAACCAACCACTGTTGCCGTAAATCGCTAGCAAACCAAACACGCCGACTAATACGGGCAGAACCAAGGTCGACGCGAATAGCCTTAACAACAAGGCTCGTCCAAAAAACTGTCTGCGACACAGAGCGTGTGCAATAGGTATAGCAAAGCCAACACTCAGCACTGTTGAGAGTGTCGCTTGATAAAAGCTGAATTTCGTTACATGCCAATAGTAAGGGTCGGACCATACTTGGCTGATATCAAGAGAAGGGGCATTGCTAAGCAATGCCCCAACTGCTGAAACCACGAAGGCGGTAATGAGTATCGCAACCCAGATCCCGACCTTAGGTGTTTTCTTTATCATAAATTGATTTTTTACCGTAAATGGTTCACTCCAAACATCACGGATGAACCTTTAAATACAGAAAGCGAGTTTTTAAAAGTAAATTAAAAAGTAAGTGCACTCTGCCATTCACGAATCCAAGGCTTACGCTTCTCTGCGATCTCTTCAGAACTAAAGCTCAATGCTTTCTGTGGAACTGTTAGCTGCTCAAAGCCTTTTGGTAGCTCGACAGCCGTTACTGGGTACATCCAGTTACCTGTAGGCATCGCCGATTGGAATTCATCACTTAGGATAAACGCCATAAACTCATCAGCAAGCTTTTCGTTCTTGCTGCCTTTAACCTTAGCGGCTACTTCAACTTGAGTGTAATGTCCTTCTTCGAAGCTCGCTGCAGCGTACTTAGAATCGCTCTCTGCAATGATATGGTAAGCCGGAGAAGTTGTGTAAGACAGAACCAAGTCAGACTCACCTTCTAGGAACATAGAGTAAGCTTCAGACCAACCTTTGGTTACCGTAACGGTTTTCTGAGCCAGCTTCTTCCAAGCTACCGTTGCTTCATCACCATAAACCGATTTCATCCATAACATCATGCCTTGTCCAGGTGTTGAAGTGCGTGGATCTTGGTAGATAACCTTCAGATCATCACGCTGCTCAACCAGCTCTTTCAAACTCTTAGGCGGGTTTGTTAGTTTATCGGTGTTATATACAAAGGCAAAGTAACCAAAGTCATAAGGTACAAAGGTATTGTCATCCCAACCATTAGGCAGTGTTACTGATGAAGTATCAACCTTGTGCTCAGCCAATAAACCCGTCACTTTCGCTTCAGCCATTAGGTTGTTATCTAGACCTAATACGATGTCAGCCTTGCTGTTACCGCCCTCAAGACGCAAGCGGTTAAGAATAGACACGCCATCTTCAAGCGCGACAAAATTCACATCACAACCACACTTCTCTTCAAATGCTTTTTCAACGGCAGGACGAGGGCCCCAATCCGCAGCAAAAGAGTCATAGGTGTATACAGTCAAAGTGTTGTCTGCAGCGAAGGCAGAAAAAGAGATCGCTGTAGTAACAGCAAGGGTAGTTAATGTGAATTTCACTGGACGCTCTCCATGGTCTGAGCGGCACAGGTTTGAGGGAGGAGAACGGTAGAGGTTGTTCCTAACTCAATTCCTACGCCAGCATTATCTGGTTCAGGTTTACGGGTCCCAAGCATGTGCTTGATCTCAGCTCGCATTCATTATTTGAATGGTTCGCTCCCCGATGAGTGTTCAGAATTGTAATTCGAATTTTAACAATAAGCTATCAAGTTTGGATCAATTACGTTGATCGTAACCCCAACGTGGCACTAAACCTTGCTCGATACCAAGATGGTCCAAAATGCGCGCCACCATAAAATCAACCAAGTCGTCAATCGATTTAGGTTGGTGATAAAAGCCCGGAGCCGCAGGCATGATTGTCACGCCCATGGTTGAGAGCTTGTGCATGTTCTCTAGGTGAAGCGTCGAAAATGGTGTTTCACGAACCACCAATAACAGCTGACCTCGCTCTTTCATGACTACGTCTGCTGCTCGCTCAATCAGGTTATCTGATAGGCCATGAGCAATTGAAGCCAAGCTGCCCGCAGAACACGGACACACCACCATCTGCTTCGGCGCAGCTGAACCAGATGCAACTGGTGAGAACCAGTCATCTTTACCACACACCACCAACTTTTCTGGGTCGCAGCCGAGATGCTTAACCAAAGCTTGTTTCGCAGCTTCCGGTCCAGCAGGTAACTTAAGTTCATGCTCTGTTGCTAAGACTACTCGCGCAGCCGACGATATCAGTAAATACACCTGATAATCGGCTGCCAGTAAGCATTCGAGTAAACGCAGTCCGTAAGGCGCACCTGATGCGCCAGTGAAAGCAAGAGTTATCGCTTTATCGTGTTTTGTCATGTTCTCAGTTACGTCAAATTATAAGGTCTTGGATTGGGTTAACCTTTAAGGGCTAACGCATCCAACAATTTCTGATGAATACCACCAAAGCCACCATTACTCATTACCAAGATTTGGTCACCCGCTTGTGCCTCTGAGACAATTTTAGCAACGAATGCATCCATGTCATTACTGACGTGTGCAGGCTGATGACAAGCATCTGCGACATCTTGTACAGACCAATCAATGTTATCCGGTTGGAATAAGTAGGTAGAATCCGCTTGCTTTAGCGAATCAGCCAAGGTTTCTTTGTGCACACCACGCTTCATGGTGGCAGAACGAGGCTCTAAAACGGCAATGATTTTTTTCGTGTCGACCTTATTACGTAAACCACCGAGCGTAAGTTCAATCGCGGTTGGGTGATGTGCAAAATCATCATAAACAGACACACCTGACACCTCACCTTTAAACTCCAAACGGCGCTTGGTGTTAATGAACTTCGCCAACGATTCACACCCTAAGTCAGGTGTCACACCCACATGCCTTGCCGCCGCAATCGCCATTAAGGCGTTGTTAACGTTGTGGTCGCCGACTAAATCCCAATCTACCGTACCAACACATTTGCCTTGGAAGTAAACCTCAAACTTAGAGCCGTCTTTAACTAGCTTCTTGGTATCCCAATCACCAAGTTCACCGCTCGATTCAGCCTCACTCCAGCAACCGCGAGATAGAACATCTTGAATAGCTATGTCTTGCTTAGGTGAGAAAATGC from Vibrio pomeroyi encodes the following:
- the rapZ gene encoding RNase adapter RapZ — its product is MRLIVVSGQSGAGKSVALRVLEDLGYYCVDNLPVNLLNDFVESVREINQNVAVSIDIRNLPKEPQLVTDTLEQLEAATDIDVNVLFLDASKQTLLKRYSETRRIHPLSIGREKLSLEQAIDLEKTLLTPLAEQASIVIDSSDCNLYELSEKVRFKVEGKEKQELIIVFQSFGFKYGLPSDADYVFDVRFLPNPHWEPDLRPLTGLDAPIHSFLEKHPEVIELKQQIQGFVEQWLPMLEKNNRSYLTVAIGCTGGKHRSVYLTQKIGEYFEQLGHQVQIRHASLEKHQQG
- the lptB gene encoding LPS export ABC transporter ATP-binding protein, giving the protein MAVLKAKNLAKTYSKRKVVTDVSLQVESGQIVGLLGPNGAGKTTSFYMIVGLVARDEGTISIDDRDISILPMHSRSRLGIGYLPQEASIFRKLSVENNIMAVLQTRDEMTNEQRQDKLEDLLEEFHIQHIRTSNGMALSGGERRRVEIARALAANPQFILLDEPFAGVDPISVIDIKKIIVHLRDRGLGVLITDHNVRETLDVCEKAYIVSQGHLIAEGTPEDVLNNEQVKQVYLGEQFRL
- the yjgA gene encoding ribosome biogenesis factor YjgA, which gives rise to MARKNQKAPWEPEEEIIWVSKTEMKTDMEALQKLGEELVSLKPSVLDKFPLSEDLAQAIKDAQRFKNEAKRRQLQYIGKVMRNVDPEPIQAALDKVRNKHSQATAELHKLEQLRDRVVAEGDAAISEVMDMYPEADRQRLRQLARQANKEKSANKPAKASREIFQILKELKLED
- the thiQ gene encoding thiamine ABC transporter ATP-binding protein, with product MLVMKDVDYHYHQELFSFDFQAEQGDIVALMGPSGAGKSTLLALVAGFIEPTSGNISVAGQSLIGKEAHQRPLAMLFQEHNLFAHLTVRENIGLGLHPGLKLTATQKLDVEQAAAQVGVAEYLDRLPEQLSGGQRQRVALARCFVQPHDIWLLDEPFSALDPLLREEMLSLVKRLAAERNITVLMVTHHLGDARSIANKFVFVALGKVLVEDSIAELTADHPQPELSSFVKAGE
- the hpf gene encoding ribosome hibernation promoting factor, which codes for MQINIQGHHVDLTDSMQDYVHTKFDKLERFFDHINSVQVVLKVEKINQIAEATLHINQGEIHATATDESMYAAIDSLVDKLVRQLNKHKEKLSSH
- a CDS encoding HPr family phosphocarrier protein — encoded protein: MELTRTVLIQNRLGLHARAAVKLVELAQSFDATITIHSEEDKSATADSVMGLLMLESAQGQHITIQAAGTDSQQALDAVCHLIEDKFDEGE
- the mgtE gene encoding magnesium transporter; protein product: MAEQLEFDQAHQTLQEVSEALENGRFVHVRRQLQDMEPEDIAHLLEASPRKSRDVLWQLTDPEDYGEILDELNEDVKDALVSKMAPETLAEATEGMETDDVAYVLRSLPDDVSREVLSQMDSVDRALVETALSYPEDSAGAIMNTDVITIRGDVDVDVVLRYMRMRGELPDATDALYVIDEEERLIGNLSLTTLVTTQPDVPVSEVMDDADEAIAVETSASDIASLFERRNWVSAPVVDSNQHLVGRITIDDVVDVIREDAEHSMMSMAGMDDDEDTFAPVVKSARRRSVWLGANVLAALAAASVSNMFEATLDQMAAIAVLMTIVPSMGGVAGNQTVALVIRGLALGHIGDSNKRELLLKEAAIGFLNGVLWAVIIGGIVVAWKGNWILGGIISAAMMTNLIVAGIAGVTIPVMLKKMNIDPALAGGMALTTVTDVIGLSVFLGLATILI
- the ptsN gene encoding PTS IIA-like nitrogen regulatory protein PtsN; the protein is MQLSEVLSLDCTKSAVQCTSKKRALELISQIAAESCGQDSTELFECMLSREKMGSTGIGNGIAIPHARMNVSDKAIAVLLQCQDPIEFDAIDNRPVDLLFALLVPSEQCKEHLKTLSCMAERLNDKQTLKQLRNAQSDQELYDIMIQVPTCEQ
- the pmbA gene encoding metalloprotease PmbA codes for the protein MDVKQQVAQQRVELEAAVAKALDMASVSADAAEVAITKSTGLSVSTRMCEVENVEFNSDGALGITVYRGQKKGSASTSDLSEKAIAQTVAAALDIAQYTSEDPFAGPAAKEYMVKEIPDLDLFHPDEPNPDYAAEIAIAAEKQALAYSDKIKQSDGASYDSHYGVKVYGNSHGLLASYASSRHSTSCCVIGQGANGEMERDYSYTVARHRDELWTPERVGQEAAEKTISRLDAKKLPTGQYPIMFANDVATGLIGHLVMAISGGNLYRKSSFLLDHLGQKILPDWFNISERPHILRGLASSPFDSEGVFTQDREIITDGVLATYLLTSYAARKMDMTPTGHAGGIHNWFVKSTGQNFEQMLKELGTGFLVTEVMGQGVNTVTGDYSRGAAGFWVENAEIQYPVSEVTIAGNLKDMFNQIVAVGNDVETRSQIQTGSILLESMKVAGE
- a CDS encoding RNA polymerase factor sigma-54, whose translation is MKPSLQLKLGQQLAMTPQLQQAIRLLQLSTLDLQQEIQEALESNPLLDVEEGNEDTPTSEEKPSSDEKETVEATEQDLPDSSDLIEKSEIGNELEIDTTWEDVYSANTGNTGIAIDDDMPVYQGETTQSLHDYLLWQLDLTPFTDTDRSIAFALIDAIDDYGYLTVSCEDILENFDNEEIELDEIEAVRKRIQQFDPLGVGSVNLQDCLLLQLATFPQDTPWLEEAKLVLTSHIDQLGNRDYKLVIKETKLKEAELREVLQLIQQLDPRPGSKITPDETEYVVPDVSVFKDLGKWLVTINPDSVPKLKVNQQYADLGSKGNSADNQYIRSNLQEAKWLIKSLESRNETLLKVARCIVEHQRDFFEHGEEAMKPMVLNDVALAVDMHESTISRVTTQKFMHTPRGIFELKYFFSSHVSTDNGGECSSTAIRALIKKLVAAENTAKPLSDSKIAALLADQGIQVARRTIAKYRESLGIAPSSQRKRLL